GGGGCCCTGGCGGAGGAGTGGCTATGTTGTTGTGGTCCGAAAGGTCGGTGATTGGAAaccatggagctttctactcccagaaacagttaagtctcggaaactcacaggggcaggtctaccctggcaagggcctctatgagtcggcattgactcgagggTGCCCTCCACTGAATGGAGCCTGTGGCACGTTGAATCAAGCCCGCCCAGACGACCTAGAaccttctcagaaaccccagggattCATGGGTAGCCCAGTGCCATGCACTCAGGGGTGGGGGGCCTTGCCCTAAGGGGTTCAACCTCTCCTGCTGCCTCCTTGTTGAATAGCAATCAGTCTATCTGTGCACAAGTCTGGTCAGGAAAGGCTGGTGGGACACAGCACGTGCTGGGGGCCTGGGGTTCTGAAAAGCTGGACACCTGAAGTGTCAGTCACTTGCTCCCCTCCCCGGCCAGTGACCGTGCCTGCCCTCCCCAGGTTGGTTGAGTGGAGCGTGCACCCCTGAATGACAGGCCTCAGGGCTGCCTCCCCGCATCCCTCCTACCCCTGAGGGGCTGCCCACCCTGTGAGAATCCCCAGCCCCCAGAGAGTTCGACATCAGACAGCAAAGACAAACCATCAGGAGAGGCCAAAGGTTCCCTGATGGCACagtaggctaagggttgggctgcaaactgaaaggtcagcagttcaaacccaccagaggaaGGCAGACTGCATCTGTCGaggtttacagcttcagaaactgagGTTATTCTGTGTTAGACCCCCACTTGACGGCAATGGGGAGCAGAGAGGcctagagagagagacagtgtggCAGAAAAGAAAAAGCCCCCTTTCTGCTTTTTTTCTGAACAAGGAGCCACACCTTATCATTCTTCTAGTTGGCCGGGCCCAGCCAACGAGAGCTCGCCCTTCCCTCAGCCAGCTCAGAGTGTTGGGCCAGTGTTGGACTGGGGCTGGTGCCTGCCCCGAATTTCTTGGCCTCCCATCTTTCCTTTACCCCTCAAACCTTGGCCAGTGACTTCACCACTCTGCATCCAGTTCCCACCCACTTCCCACTCCTGTAACACTCTctgccatgaagtcgattctgacccagagtggaCAATTAGAATggatccttagggtttctgagactgtcacgatAGGGGcgggcagcctcgtctttctcccatagccggtggatttgaactacccatCTTTGGGTCAGCAGTCCAGTGTTGACCGCCACAGTGCTGCCAGCCTTCATTTTGTCACCTGGAGGACTCAGATAACGAAGCACCCCAAAAGcaagaaacaaaaacccaactcattgccacggagtcaattcttgactcaaagcaaccctatcaggtagggtagaactgcctcttaggGGTTCCAAGCCAACAACtccccttcttttttttaaattaaaagatcattttattggcacttacaacttccattacaatccatacatcgattgtatcaggcatgtttgtacataggttgccatcattctttactagacatttactttctattgagcccttgggatcagctcccccccACCCTTATGCATGACCCCTTGAGAGATGATAaattgattcttttaaaaattattttcatatctcccttcccccatggtttctgttgttctttcccggtattcccattcctgttcctggattccatgtgtcgtgagctcttatctctgtacctgtgcacctgttccggtctagtccgaagtgagaggcagcactggggtcatgatgggagtgGGAGCggttggggggtgaggaagcttcaaggaaccaaaGAAATATTGTGCATTCCATTGGTGTttgactgcaccctggttgactcattccttccctttgacccctctgtggggcgattgttccattgtttacagatgggctttggatctctactccgagccccctcattctcaaaattatgtttttgtttgtttgtctgtttgttatgggtcttctggtgcctgttacccggttctgatgacacctcatgatcgcacccggctggtgtgcttcctccacaagactacaactctttagagGATgataaagcctcctctttctcctgtggagcagctcatggctttgaactgctgaccttgcagttagcgaatgacgtgtaaccactacgccaccagacctCCTTTGGATAACAATGACACCTCCTTCTCAGGGTtttaaatccaaacccactgccatcaagtcgattcaaaCTCAGAGCCATCTTTACAAGACCAGACAACTTgacctttctctcctggagcagctggggggttcaaaCTTCGGGCCTTGCAGCGAGTGGTCCCATGCAtaccccactccacccctgggGCTCCTGCTGTAGGGTTTTAGAGAGCATCAAATAGGGCTCGTGATGTCCATCATTACCTTTAACCGGGTTGCTGTGATTGAGGGTGGCCTCCTGGGCCCCGGGTGTCAGCCCCAGGCTGCCGGACTCAGCCAAGACTTCTGAGGTGTGTCTTGGGTGGTGGGCATTTGGGCCTGGGCTCCAGGCCGAAGTCCTGAGCGGGGACCCTGTCTCGCTGGTGCAGGTTCGTGGTGTACAGCTACAAGTACGTGCACGGGGACGGCCGAGTGTCCTACCCTTTGTGCTTCATTTTCTCCAGCCCTGTGGGTAAGTGCCAGCTCCGTGGCTCCTGAGGAGGAGGGCTTAGGTTCTGACTCCTTGTGtgggcgtgagtgtgtgtgtgtgtgtgtgcaagcagGTGCAGCAGGtatgtgagggtctgagcaggACCATTTGAGAGTGTGCGACTGTATGTgccagggtgggggggggtgggggtgtccaaaagttcgtgggaaaattccattaccttttaattctgtTTGCCACCGGCTCTTTTGAAGCGCCCCTCCCCCACAGGTGTATGCGGATCGGAGCGCGTGCGTGTTGATGGGTGTCGGTCGTGTGTGTCAGTCTCTGTGGGTATGGCCGGCTCGTGGCATGTGGAGGGCGTGGGTGTGTGGAATATTGGGATTGCttagtgcgtgcgtgtgcgtgtgtgtgagtggcgGGAGGGCAgttctgtgggggtgggggctcagcCGGTCACCCAGCCCACCCATTCCCCTGCTGATCCAGGGTCCTCTCTCCCCTGGCAGGTTGCAAGCCCGAGCAGCAGATGATGTACGCGGGCAGTAAGAACCGGCTCGTGCAGACCGCGGAGCTCACCAAGGTCTTGGGGCCGCGAGGAGGGGGTTTCGGGGTGGCGGGGAGCGGGGCTCCGGAGCCCATCCTGACGCGGAACCCCGACTTCCTGCGCAGGTGTTTGAAATCCGGACCACCGAGGACCTCACGGAGACCTGGCTTCAAGAGAAGTTGTCTTTCTTTCGCTGACCGCTAGCTGGGGAGCGGAGCTCCAGCTCTCGGAagctcccctctttttcctcccgAGAGTCGGGGACTCAGACTTCTGCCTTTGTAAGACCCTAAAGAAATTAAACGTGCCTCTCGGTGCTGGCGGCGGCTCTGCATTCCCGGTGGATTCCGGCCGGCGGCCCCTCGTGCAGTACCAGGCTGCGGCCGGCAGAGGGCGAGCCGAGCCATGGCGCGGCGAGGGGAGCGGGGTCCCCAAGCAAACGTGCACCTGCTTCTTGGAAGGGGCGGGCAGGCGGGGCAGGGCGGGGCCAGCAGCGTTTCCTAGGGGACCGGGGAAACCTGGAGGAAGAGCCGAATCCGTGGACAGGTCCCCCCCAAAGGGAGCAAGGACATTTAGGCTCCTGGTAGTAAAGCAGGCCTGGCCTCTGCACCCTCCACTCCTCTCCCCTACGGGGTTTCCCTGAATGCTGCTTTTCCTGCCGAGCCCAGGCGGGAAGAACTTCGCAGCAGACAAGTTGTTGAAGGTGGATCGACCGTGAACTGCTTCTGGGGCGCTAGCAGTGGGTGGCTTGTGGGGTTGGGTCGGGCTGAGAGCTCAGGGATGGGAAAGGTGTAGCGTATCCACGACCCTCAGTGGACCCCTGGAGAAGGTGTGTGGTGGAGGAGacagggttagggcaccccagcggCTCCCCACTTCGGAAGATCCTTCTTTTTCCTGGCATCTGCTTACTTGCCTCGGCCtatttgtctctctgtctctaaGTGACATTTATTGAGCACCCACAGTGTACCTGGGAATTCTGAGATGTCTCAGAGAGATGAATTACACGtctttcttcctctcctcctcctcgtctGCCTGTTCCTCTCAGTCCCCAGATACAGGGCATTGGGAGCCCCCACTCACCCCCCCTCACACACCCCCTTTTGCAGGTTCCCTGTCGAGAGGTGGCTGTTGCCATGGTAACAATGACACAGTGACCTTGGGCCtgggctgcccctcccccagccctatCTTTCCTGGGGAGGGCACACAAGCCTAGCTCCAACACTCCTCATTCCTTTCCAGCCACAAGACACCAGCccccttcccatccccaccctgtcCCATCCCTTGTCCCCAATTAGGGCAAGCCTTGTGCATGAGGGCTGCAGGACTGAACACCGAGCTGTACAGAAATCCCGTCATCCCCAGTTttcatggggtggggggctccTTTCCCATGTGAAGCCAGTtggagcccctccctccccatctcttagagaggtttttctctgtctctccTTTGGATCCCAGCCCCAGACTCCGATGGCTGgagatggaagaggaggagggctgAGGATAGAAGGAAGGGGCATTCAATTAACAGGTCTAAGAACTCCTGACCTGAGGAGTTCAGAAAAGCAGAGAGATTCACCCAGGGTCACACACTTACATAGTCATGTGAATAATCATCACCTTCGAGGACTTGCTCTGCGTCAGGTACTGCTATCAGCACTTTACCAGGACTAATCTTTGCGATACTCCATGATGACGACGAAGAAGGTTCCATTATTCTCCCCattgtacagatgaggaaactgaggctgcgCCCCTGGTCTCCCAGATAGCAGCCCCTCGAGTTGTAGCCCAAAGCCACTCTCTGAGGAAGGGACCAAACGCCCTGGGGTCCCCCTCGTTcccaccctgacccccacccAAGCTGATCTTCTGTTTGTTGCCACGGTCATGCTTGCTAACAATCCAATCAGAAAAAGGCATATAAAAGGACGTGCCCAATCAGAAGCAAGGAATTTGGAAGGCCGCGTCCAATCAGAGAGGGCGATTCAGAGGGACCATCCAAGGCAGAGGGGCTCTGCCTACAGGGATTGTAGAAGGACCAATCAGAAAGGTTAGAACCCTGAGGAGTCAGCACGACAGGGCATGGCTGTAGAAACTGAGGACCACCTATATCTTCCCagtggttcccccccccccccccccccccgctgcccAGCCCTAACTTCTCCATTCTAGACCTCATGCTTCCATGGGGAACATCTCCCTTTCTAccttggaaggagccctgggaggtGGGCTGTAGGCAATtagcacccaccagccactctgagagaaagatgtgacagttggTCTTCCTAAAGATTGCCCTTGCTAGATGCCTTTGGgtctattccgactcatagtgaccttatgagtGACTTATGAGTGATGAGACATGGCCCcgccctgagccatcctcaaaaCCCTTGCTGTTCTTGagaattgttgcaaccactgtgtcagcccatctcgtcCAAGGGCTTCCtctctgttttgctgaccctctatttcaccgagcaggatgtcctttggCTTGAAAGCCCTAAGGGGGGCCTCTCTGCTCTGTTCTGATTCCCTGCCCCAGGcccaagaattgatgcctttgaattgtggtgttggccgaGAATACGGAATATTTACTAGACCGCCAGGAAAAAGAAcaaattggtcttggaagaagtacagccagaatgctacttagaagtcAGGATGGAGGGACTTCATCGCACGTATTTTGAAAATGTGATCAGGAAGGACTGGTCCCTGGAGTACATCATGCTTGGATGTCAAGGTCACTTTGAGCTGAAAGGACTCTCAATTGGACTGAACAAC
The sequence above is drawn from the Tenrec ecaudatus isolate mTenEca1 chromosome 18, mTenEca1.hap1, whole genome shotgun sequence genome and encodes:
- the GMFG gene encoding glia maturation factor gamma; the protein is MSDSLVVCEVDPELKEKLRKFRFRKETDNAAIIMKVDKDRQMVVLEEEFQNISPEELKLELPERQPRFVVYSYKYVHGDGRVSYPLCFIFSSPVGCKPEQQMMYAGSKNRLVQTAELTKVFEIRTTEDLTETWLQEKLSFFR